Proteins from one Juglans microcarpa x Juglans regia isolate MS1-56 chromosome 6S, Jm3101_v1.0, whole genome shotgun sequence genomic window:
- the LOC121236627 gene encoding uncharacterized protein LOC121236627, which yields MLRLISVKLPQQLRRRASPICHGHLFSTYSLKPISDPPNSTDPKSLTVSFLRDSCGLSLELATSASKKLNIENVENPNSVLNLLRTHGLTQNHIIHLISSRPLLLSADLGNTLKPNMELFKSLGFSGANLAKMLTKYPNLLESDAYTAVEFFRAHGFSDKQIKTLTMKCPELYVYNAQMILQPKLEFFKSLGLSDLEITKLLSVEPYILTRSLEKQIIPCIQELRRFLGTDENVLKAIRRCYGVIQSDVVHILQPNINKLISHGVPQSLVLKLFFIRPLSLNSICGNRFSEIVNEVMKLGFDPNCLKFVLAIVSMSINSKTLWEQKVEAFRSFGLSDDEICSAFKRQPLCMAISEKKIKKMMGFFVNKLKMKPSMISKSPILLLHSMEKRIVPRCSVLQVLMLKGLIKDNISILYMVTMAEKKFMVKFVSKYQNEVPDVIRAHQGKIEFQGLPIAMEL from the coding sequence ATGCTTCGTTTAATTTCCGTAAAGTTGCCCCAACAATTAAGGCGCAGAGCTTCACCAATCTGCCATGGCCACTTGTTCTCAACCTACTCTCTCAAGCCCATCTCAGACCCCCCTAATTCCACAGACCCAAAATCTCTTACAGTTTCCTTCCTCCGAGACTCGTGTGGGTTGTCCTTAGAATTGGCCACTTCAGCTTCCAAGAAGCTCAACATTGAGAATGTAGAGAACCCCAACTCCGTTCTGAATCTGTTGAGAACTCACGGTTTGACGCAGAACCACATCATACACTTAATTAGTAGTCGTCCATTATTGCTTTCGGCCGATTTAGGCAATACCCTTAAGCCCAACATGGAGTTGTTTAAATCCTTAGGGTTCTCTGGCGCTAACCTCGCCAAAATGCTCACCAAATACCCAAATTTGCTAGAAAGTGATGCATACACTGCTGTTGAGTTTTTTAGAGCACATGGTTTTAGTGATAAGCAAATAAAAACTTTGACTATGAAGTGTCCTGAACTTTATGTGTATAATGCTCAAATGATTCTTCAGCcaaagttggagtttttcaaaTCGTTAGGTCTATCAGATCTTGAAATTACAAAGCTTTTATCCGTAGAGCCGTATATTCTAACAAGGAGCCTCGAAAAACAAATCATTCCGTGCATTCAAGAGCTTAGGCGGTTTCTCGGAACTGACGAGAATGTCTTAAAGGCTATAAGGAGATGTTACGGAGTAATTCAATCAGACGTGGTGCATATATTACAGCCCAACATCAATAAGTTGATAAGCCATGGTGTTCCCCAGTCATTAGTTTTGAAACTCTTCTTTATAAGACCATTGTCACTAAATAGCATCTGTGGCAATCGGTTTAGTGAGATAGTTAATGAAGTTATGAAATTGGGTTTTGATCCCAATTGTTTGAAATTTGTTCTAGCCATCGTGTCCATGTCAATAAATAGTAAAACATTGTGGGAGCAGAAGGTGGAAGCTTTTAGAAGTTTTGGTTTGTCAGACGATGAGATTTGTTCCGCATTCAAGCGGCAACCCTTGTGTATGGCTATTTCggagaagaagatcaagaaaatgaTGGGTTTCTTTGTGAACAAACTGAAGATGAAGCCTTCCATGATCTCCAAGAGTCCGATTCTTCTCCTGCACAGCATGGAGAAGCGGATTGTTCCGAGGTGTTCAGTTCTACAAGTTTTGATGTTGAAGGGGTTGATCAAGGACAATATTAGCATCCTTTATATGGTCACAATGGCCGAGAAGAAATTCATGGTGAAATTTGTGAGCAAGTATCAAAATGAGGTTCCTGATGTTATTAGAGCGCACCAAGGGAAGATAGAATTTCAAGGGCTCCCCATAGCCATGGAGTTGTGA
- the LOC121236487 gene encoding uncharacterized protein LOC121236487, with product MQRNMQSNHICFQEQVGYNFRCCFGVCSSNAMFVDRTNGRNEECCSYTSSNRESWGRCSSLGGTDKESSAACTAATTCSFGFAFVRYCFLKKISSHVVEVKETNEGDMIEAIVN from the exons ATGCAGCGGAACATGCAGAGCAATCATATTTGCTTTCAAGAACAAGTTG GATATAACTTTAGGTGTTGTTTTGGGGTCTGCAGCTCAAATGCAATGTTTGTG GATAGGACTAATGGCCGAAATGAAGAATGTTGCTCATATACAAGCTCAAATAGAGAAAGCTGGGGAAGATGCTCATCTTTAGGAGGCACTGATAAAGAATCTTCTGCAGCCTGCACAGCTGCTA CGACTTGCTCTTTTGGTTTTGCATTTGTGCGTTACTGCTTCTTGAAGAAAATCTCATCCCATGTTGTGGAAGtcaaagaaacaaatgaagGAGATATGATTGAAGCAATAGTAAATTAG